The Hymenobacter sp. GOD-10R genome includes a window with the following:
- the bshB1 gene encoding bacillithiol biosynthesis deacetylase BshB1, whose translation MKLDILAIASHPDDAELGCVGTLLSAAAQGKKIGIVDLTRGELGTRGTPEIRAEEAADSAKILGLHARENLGLPDGFFRNDREHQLPIIAAVRRYQPEIVLLNAMHDRHPDHGRGSVLASEACFLAGLRMIETLDADGQPQTAWRPKQVYHYIQDRQIAPDFVVDITPHWETKLASIRAFRTQFHDPESTSREPQTYISGANFFNFLEARAREMGHIIGVDFGEGFTAERALGVRDLSTLL comes from the coding sequence ATGAAACTTGATATTCTGGCTATTGCTTCCCACCCCGACGATGCGGAGCTAGGCTGCGTTGGAACCTTGCTAAGTGCTGCTGCACAGGGCAAAAAGATCGGGATTGTTGATCTGACACGGGGAGAGCTAGGTACGCGAGGTACGCCCGAAATACGGGCCGAAGAAGCGGCTGATTCGGCTAAAATTCTGGGCCTCCATGCCCGTGAGAACCTAGGTTTGCCGGATGGTTTCTTTCGCAATGACCGGGAGCATCAGCTGCCTATCATTGCTGCGGTGCGCCGCTACCAACCTGAGATTGTCTTGCTGAACGCAATGCATGACCGGCACCCTGACCACGGCCGGGGCTCTGTGCTAGCGTCGGAAGCTTGCTTTCTAGCTGGTTTACGTATGATCGAAACTTTGGACGCGGACGGGCAGCCTCAAACGGCTTGGCGCCCTAAACAAGTATACCATTACATCCAAGACCGCCAAATTGCGCCCGACTTTGTGGTCGATATCACCCCACACTGGGAAACTAAGCTAGCTTCCATCCGGGCTTTCCGCACCCAGTTTCACGACCCCGAAAGCACCAGCCGTGAGCCGCAGACCTATATTTCTGGGGCCAATTTCTTTAACTTTTTGGAAGCTCGCGCACGTGAGATGGGCCACATCATCGGAGTAGATTTTGGCGAAGGATTCACCGCGGAGCGCGCCTTGGGGGTGCGTGATTTGAGCACTTTGCTCTAG
- a CDS encoding DUF2158 domain-containing protein — protein sequence MPLFKTGDVVHLASGGPSMTVITADQEVVHCTYFDQEGNLYGNPDGIPFQSELLRAGNAPTPDENEERENSKFGYA from the coding sequence ATGCCACTATTCAAAACAGGTGATGTCGTACATCTTGCCTCGGGCGGACCTAGCATGACGGTTATTACCGCCGACCAAGAGGTTGTACACTGCACGTACTTTGATCAGGAAGGAAACCTGTACGGCAACCCCGACGGAATTCCTTTTCAGTCAGAGCTCTTGCGCGCAGGTAATGCGCCCACTCCTGACGAGAACGAGGAGCGGGAAAATAGCAAGTTCGGCTACGCCTAG
- the trxB gene encoding thioredoxin-disulfide reductase: METTPEHIKCLIIGSGPAGYTAAIYAARANMQPVMYQGLQPGGQLTITNDVENFPGYPTGVMGPEMMEDLKKQAERFGTDIRYGLATAVDFSGHPHKVIIDERKEITADTVIIATGASAKWLGLESEARLNGSGVSACAVCDGFFYRGQEVAIVGAGDTAAEEATYLANLCEKVYMIVRKGEMRASKIMQKRVVENPKIEVLWNSVTDEILGEHAVEAVRVKNTLTHEAREIPVKGFFVAIGHEPNSTIFQPYLHHDEQGYLKTIPGSAKTNVDGVFACGDVQDYTYRQAVTAAGSGCMAALDAERFLAALGEH, translated from the coding sequence ATGGAGACTACCCCTGAACACATCAAGTGTCTAATTATTGGCTCGGGCCCAGCCGGTTACACAGCGGCCATTTACGCAGCACGTGCTAACATGCAGCCCGTTATGTACCAGGGCTTGCAGCCTGGCGGGCAGTTGACCATCACCAACGACGTTGAAAATTTTCCGGGTTATCCGACCGGTGTGATGGGCCCGGAAATGATGGAAGACTTAAAGAAGCAAGCCGAACGCTTCGGCACTGATATTCGCTACGGACTTGCTACAGCGGTTGACTTTTCAGGACATCCGCACAAAGTAATTATCGACGAACGCAAGGAAATCACCGCAGATACCGTCATTATTGCCACTGGCGCCTCAGCCAAATGGCTAGGTCTAGAGTCGGAGGCGCGGCTGAATGGCTCGGGTGTATCGGCGTGTGCCGTGTGCGACGGCTTCTTCTACCGCGGACAAGAGGTGGCTATTGTAGGTGCCGGCGACACGGCAGCAGAAGAAGCCACTTACCTAGCTAATCTGTGCGAGAAAGTGTACATGATTGTGCGCAAAGGTGAAATGCGGGCCTCGAAGATTATGCAGAAGCGCGTGGTCGAAAACCCTAAGATTGAGGTATTGTGGAATAGCGTGACAGACGAAATTCTGGGTGAGCACGCGGTAGAAGCCGTACGGGTCAAGAATACGTTGACGCACGAAGCCCGTGAAATTCCGGTGAAAGGTTTCTTTGTGGCAATTGGGCACGAACCTAACTCTACCATCTTCCAGCCTTACTTGCACCACGACGAGCAAGGATACCTGAAAACTATTCCCGGTTCGGCTAAAACGAACGTTGATGGCGTGTTTGCCTGCGGCGACGTGCAGGATTATACCTACCGTCAGGCCGTAACCGCGGCCGGTTCGGGCTGCATGGCGGCGCTAGATGCTGAGCGCTTCCTAGCTGCTCTTGGCGAACACTAG
- a CDS encoding M23 family metallopeptidase, translated as MGLLLAPQHVDAQRRKATEPKAKAGAAGKRSDFFRIKSPSIRYVRPDTTILIETQDLPDDNSDAAKSIFFNPAKKLSIVSEDTSTLNEGGQHIVEMSDEVLIDSSWIKVAGYYAIWDTHNINPYRVDGRRIRDTLTLHLTDPPRQRYARMPLNTTPTTSGFGFRGYRWHYGTDLDLETGDSVRAAFDGVVRISKWDGSGYGNYLLVRHYNGIETLYGHLSKPLVTPGTFVKAGQVIGLGGNTGRSTGSHLHFEVRYEGNPINPTEMYDFPEYKLWKDNFLITSSLFNYYSRALRSRSSGRSSSAARPSAARRTVTHRIRSGDTLSEIAERYGVSVSKIKQLNKGTSTLRPGRTLRIK; from the coding sequence ATGGGGCTATTGCTAGCGCCTCAGCACGTGGATGCCCAGCGTCGCAAAGCTACAGAACCGAAAGCCAAGGCTGGTGCAGCAGGCAAGCGCTCCGATTTTTTCCGCATTAAGTCGCCTTCTATCCGTTACGTACGGCCTGACACGACTATCTTAATAGAAACGCAGGATCTGCCCGATGACAACTCCGATGCGGCAAAGTCCATCTTCTTTAATCCAGCGAAGAAGTTATCCATTGTAAGCGAGGATACCTCAACGCTCAACGAAGGAGGACAGCACATTGTGGAAATGTCGGACGAGGTGCTCATCGACAGTTCTTGGATCAAAGTAGCCGGCTACTACGCCATTTGGGATACCCATAATATCAATCCCTACCGAGTAGATGGGCGCCGCATTCGCGATACGCTGACGCTTCACCTAACAGACCCTCCGCGACAGCGCTACGCCCGGATGCCCCTTAACACTACTCCTACTACATCGGGGTTTGGCTTTCGTGGCTACCGCTGGCACTACGGCACCGATCTAGACCTAGAAACTGGCGACTCCGTGCGGGCGGCCTTCGATGGGGTCGTGCGCATTTCAAAGTGGGATGGATCAGGCTATGGTAACTACTTGCTTGTGCGGCACTACAACGGCATTGAGACGCTGTATGGCCATTTAAGTAAGCCTCTCGTAACGCCCGGCACCTTTGTGAAAGCGGGGCAAGTTATTGGCCTAGGTGGCAATACAGGGCGTAGTACCGGGTCGCACTTGCACTTCGAGGTACGCTACGAAGGCAACCCGATCAACCCGACCGAGATGTACGATTTTCCGGAGTACAAGCTTTGGAAAGACAACTTTCTGATCACGTCGTCGCTCTTCAATTATTATAGTCGCGCACTACGCAGCCGCTCAAGTGGCCGTAGTAGCTCGGCTGCTCGGCCTTCGGCAGCACGGCGCACAGTTACGCACCGTATCCGGAGCGGCGACACGCTGTCGGAAATAGCGGAACGCTATGGCGTATCAGTCAGCAAGATCAAGCAATTGAACAAGGGCACTTCCACCCTACGCCCAGGCCGCACCTTACGGATTAAATAG
- a CDS encoding sigma-70 family RNA polymerase sigma factor produces MRQLKISKQITNRESQSLDKYLQEIGKVDLLTPDEEVTLAQRIKEGDQQALEKLTKANLRFVVSVAKQYQNQGLSLGDLINEGNLGLIKAAKRFDETRGFKFISYAVWWIRQSILQALAEQSRIVRLPLNRVGSLNKISKSFSELEQKFEREPSPEEIAEVLELTTSEVVDTLKISGRHVSVDAPFVQGEENRLLDVLENEDEESPDMGLMNDSLRKEVQRALSTLTKREADVITLYFGLNGEHSLTLEEIGEKFNLTRERVRQIKEKAIRRLRHTSRSKALKPYLG; encoded by the coding sequence ATGAGACAGCTTAAGATCAGCAAGCAGATCACCAACCGCGAAAGCCAATCGCTGGATAAATACTTACAGGAGATTGGCAAGGTAGACCTGCTCACTCCCGACGAGGAGGTAACGCTGGCGCAGCGTATTAAAGAAGGCGACCAACAAGCCCTGGAAAAGCTGACAAAAGCTAACCTGCGCTTTGTGGTGTCGGTAGCTAAGCAGTATCAAAACCAAGGTCTTTCGCTCGGCGACTTGATCAATGAAGGCAACTTAGGCCTGATCAAAGCAGCTAAGCGTTTTGATGAAACCCGCGGCTTTAAGTTTATTTCTTACGCCGTATGGTGGATTCGCCAGTCGATTCTGCAAGCTCTAGCCGAACAGTCGCGTATTGTGCGTCTGCCGTTGAACCGCGTAGGTTCTTTGAACAAGATTTCTAAGTCATTTTCTGAATTGGAGCAAAAATTCGAGCGGGAGCCTTCGCCCGAAGAAATTGCTGAAGTTCTGGAGTTGACAACTTCCGAAGTGGTTGACACCCTGAAGATTTCGGGCCGCCACGTATCCGTGGATGCTCCTTTCGTCCAAGGTGAAGAAAACCGTCTCCTCGACGTACTGGAGAACGAAGACGAAGAGTCACCCGACATGGGTCTGATGAACGACTCGCTTCGCAAGGAAGTACAACGGGCGCTTTCCACACTTACGAAGCGTGAGGCCGACGTTATTACCCTGTACTTCGGTCTGAACGGTGAGCACTCGCTCACGCTGGAAGAAATCGGCGAAAAATTCAACCTAACGCGCGAACGGGTACGCCAGATTAAAGAGAAGGCCATCCGTCGCTTGCGCCACACTTCGCGTTCTAAAGCGCTGAAGCCCTACTTGGGATAA
- a CDS encoding TolC family protein: MNRVIIQVRRHLLPAVAGLLLVSSCRSVEPVTLPRAAPVPATFVSSASDSSSIADQPWRRFFADPNLVSLIDSALQANPDLGIAIQRVEMARANVLVARGALLPTVNAVGSAGVDRFADYTMNGIGNYDTNLSNNIEGKQRIPTPTPEFFLGLRSSWEIDLWGKLRNRRKAAVARLLASDKGRQLVQTSLVAQVARLYYSLLALDNELVVLGKNRALQERAVEIIKIQKLGGRATELAVQQFTAQLLRTRSLQVEAQQRIVATENELNRLLGRYPQTITRGQPIGQQPLPQQVTAGIPAAMLLHRPDVQQAERELLAARADVDAARAAFLPSLTLTPYLGLNSYNASVLFNTPASLAYGLLGGLAGPILNRNVIKADYRRSAAEQREAYYNYQKAIQTGFQEVVTSLKGIDNYQRMHELQEQEVLALNKAVEISNDLYGASYASYLEVITAQRSVLEAELNLTNTRREQFLLLIDLYRALGGGSTESLPM; the protein is encoded by the coding sequence ATGAATAGGGTAATCATCCAAGTACGTCGTCATTTGCTGCCCGCCGTGGCGGGTTTATTACTGGTAAGCAGCTGCCGTTCAGTCGAGCCTGTGACGCTCCCGCGAGCAGCGCCTGTACCTGCGACCTTCGTCAGCAGCGCTTCCGACTCCTCCAGCATAGCCGATCAACCGTGGCGCCGGTTTTTCGCCGATCCGAACTTGGTGAGCCTGATCGATTCGGCCCTGCAAGCCAACCCCGACCTAGGTATTGCGATACAGCGCGTCGAAATGGCCCGCGCCAATGTGCTGGTGGCCCGCGGGGCCTTGCTGCCCACTGTCAATGCCGTTGGTTCGGCCGGCGTCGACCGGTTTGCTGATTATACTATGAACGGCATCGGCAACTACGACACCAATCTTTCCAACAATATTGAAGGCAAGCAACGCATTCCGACGCCCACGCCTGAGTTCTTCCTGGGTCTGCGGAGCTCCTGGGAAATCGACTTGTGGGGTAAACTGCGTAACCGGCGCAAAGCTGCCGTTGCGCGCTTGCTAGCTTCCGACAAAGGCCGCCAACTCGTACAAACGTCGTTAGTGGCCCAAGTTGCGCGGCTCTACTATAGCCTGCTCGCCTTGGACAATGAGTTGGTCGTACTCGGTAAAAACCGGGCCTTGCAGGAACGGGCCGTCGAAATTATCAAAATTCAGAAGCTAGGTGGGCGGGCCACGGAGCTAGCTGTGCAGCAGTTCACGGCGCAGTTGCTGCGCACACGCAGCCTACAGGTGGAAGCGCAGCAACGCATCGTGGCGACCGAAAATGAGCTGAACCGCCTGCTTGGTCGCTACCCACAGACGATTACGCGAGGTCAGCCCATCGGCCAACAACCTTTGCCGCAGCAAGTAACGGCGGGTATTCCAGCCGCCATGTTGTTGCACCGCCCCGATGTGCAGCAGGCCGAGCGGGAGCTACTAGCGGCCCGCGCCGACGTAGATGCGGCCCGCGCCGCGTTCTTGCCATCGCTCACGCTTACGCCTTACCTAGGGTTGAATTCTTACAATGCCTCGGTGCTATTCAACACCCCCGCCTCGCTGGCGTATGGCTTGCTAGGCGGTTTGGCAGGACCAATTCTGAATCGTAACGTCATTAAAGCTGACTACCGCCGTTCGGCCGCTGAGCAACGCGAAGCCTACTATAACTACCAGAAAGCCATTCAAACGGGTTTTCAGGAAGTAGTGACGAGCCTAAAGGGCATCGACAATTACCAACGCATGCACGAGCTCCAAGAGCAGGAGGTACTAGCGCTGAACAAAGCGGTGGAGATCTCCAATGACCTCTACGGCGCTAGCTATGCTTCCTACCTGGAAGTAATTACGGCCCAGCGTAGTGTGCTGGAAGCCGAGCTTAACTTGACGAATACCCGCCGCGAGCAGTTTCTGTTGCTCATTGACCTCTACCGTGCCCTAGGTGGAGGTAGTACAGAATCGCTACCGATGTAA
- a CDS encoding NAD(P)/FAD-dependent oxidoreductase — MLEMNKLSLNIPDTTKPRVVVIGGGFGGVNLVKYLPEQDFQVVMLSKQNYYGFWPLLYQVATAGLEPESIAEPIRKLFDDRKDFHFRFVRVTNIDPVTKTVNTLIGDIKYDYLVIATGTQSNYFGNKQIEQKSFPLKQLSDAVNLRSQLLQSFEQASMTRDKQTRQGLLNVVIAGAGPTGVELAGSLAEMRQHILPKDYPGLDFSEMNIYLVDGLDRVLPPLSPASSKRAHQDLEKLGVNIKLNKLVASYDGEVVTFKDGEQIPTQTLVWAAGVTGATIEGMPASSVERGRYLVNTYNQIAGFEDIFAIGDIAVMKTDKWPKGHPQVAQPALQQGAHLAKNLVRQRKGEAWKDFDYFDKGSLAIVGRARAVADLPGNKSLGGFIAWVAWLFVHIYYLIGFRSKLIVLSNWVYRLFTYERGTRIIIRPLVRHDAKEVVELQSAGK; from the coding sequence ATGCTGGAAATGAACAAACTTTCGCTGAATATTCCGGATACTACCAAACCACGGGTTGTGGTGATTGGTGGTGGCTTCGGGGGCGTGAACCTCGTGAAGTATTTGCCGGAACAAGATTTTCAGGTGGTAATGCTCAGCAAGCAGAACTATTATGGGTTCTGGCCGCTGCTCTACCAAGTAGCCACCGCCGGCTTGGAGCCCGAGTCGATTGCCGAACCGATTCGTAAGCTATTTGATGACCGCAAGGATTTTCATTTCCGTTTCGTACGTGTCACCAACATCGACCCGGTTACCAAAACGGTGAACACGCTAATCGGCGATATCAAGTACGATTACTTGGTAATTGCTACTGGTACTCAATCGAACTACTTCGGCAACAAGCAGATTGAGCAGAAATCCTTTCCGCTCAAGCAACTCTCGGATGCCGTAAACCTGCGGAGCCAGTTGCTCCAATCGTTTGAACAAGCAAGCATGACGCGCGACAAGCAAACGCGCCAAGGCCTGCTTAATGTTGTTATTGCGGGTGCTGGTCCGACAGGCGTAGAACTCGCGGGTTCGTTGGCCGAAATGCGTCAGCACATTCTGCCCAAGGACTATCCGGGGCTGGATTTTAGCGAGATGAACATTTACCTGGTCGATGGCCTCGACCGGGTGCTGCCGCCGCTGTCACCTGCTTCTAGCAAGCGCGCCCACCAAGATCTAGAGAAGCTAGGGGTAAACATCAAGCTCAACAAGCTGGTAGCTTCTTACGACGGGGAGGTCGTTACCTTCAAAGATGGGGAGCAGATTCCGACCCAAACGCTCGTATGGGCGGCTGGGGTAACGGGAGCTACTATTGAAGGCATGCCTGCTAGCTCCGTGGAGCGCGGCCGTTACCTGGTTAATACTTACAACCAAATAGCGGGCTTCGAGGATATTTTCGCCATTGGCGACATTGCCGTGATGAAAACGGATAAGTGGCCTAAGGGTCACCCGCAGGTAGCCCAACCCGCGTTGCAGCAAGGAGCGCACCTCGCCAAAAACCTTGTGCGCCAGCGTAAAGGCGAGGCGTGGAAGGACTTCGATTACTTCGACAAAGGTTCGCTTGCTATTGTTGGCCGCGCCCGTGCCGTCGCCGACTTGCCCGGCAATAAGAGCCTAGGTGGTTTCATTGCCTGGGTGGCTTGGCTGTTCGTGCACATCTACTACCTCATTGGTTTCCGGAGCAAGCTGATCGTGCTGAGCAACTGGGTATACCGTCTCTTTACGTATGAGCGGGGCACACGCATTATTATTCGGCCTTTAGTGCGCCACGACGCCAAAGAAGTGGTGGAACTGCAAAGCGCAGGTAAATAG